In Parasegetibacter sp. NRK P23, a single genomic region encodes these proteins:
- a CDS encoding alkaline phosphatase family protein produces MMKNTNVHIGRLAVTTALVAAMALPACKKYADPPPFFEDDSSGAVLNGRKVMLIVVDGGVAQAIKTIAPPAITTMMEKGKYTYTARTEDVTTTGATWKTLASGVSYSRHNISDSSLVYSAASGSNQHDAPANYPSFMQFILTSSRADIKTSVISPWGYMVNKLFPEAEDPVVAANDQGVKDSALLRLKAPDTDLVLVHFNGVNIAGKEHGYSASAEGYKQAVLKVDGYIGELMAAMKARPEYNKSEEWMVIVTASHGGNGNSHGGSSLNETNVFTLYYNENLKKQELIRGGFNGVQMTGRDATAIKASLSNGNDYNPGTGQQTVQMKVRGSAGYYPHFFSKMERWPSTPGWSMFSSGGNWAISVRTTTSGEQRIQPGSPTVFNNQWHTITVVFADSAGKKWVRRYTDGIRHDQTEITSLFNNGGTLTTSAPLTIGWGADPGYTGVTFFPADIMVFNTALTDTEIYSNICLKDVTTHPKYTNLIGYWPGTDGYGSQFVNKAPGQTTNFVLSGPYKWAGLTDVPCSLNPLGSGEIAVQPANVDIVAQLFYWMRISVNSSWNLDGSGWINLFERELVQL; encoded by the coding sequence ATGATGAAGAATACGAATGTACATATAGGAAGGCTGGCGGTTACAACGGCGCTTGTGGCTGCTATGGCGCTGCCCGCCTGTAAGAAGTATGCCGATCCCCCGCCGTTCTTTGAAGACGATAGTTCCGGCGCGGTATTGAACGGCCGGAAAGTAATGCTCATCGTTGTTGACGGTGGTGTTGCCCAGGCCATAAAAACCATTGCGCCACCTGCCATTACCACCATGATGGAAAAGGGTAAGTATACCTATACCGCCCGCACGGAAGACGTGACCACTACTGGCGCCACCTGGAAAACGCTGGCTTCGGGTGTGTCTTATTCAAGACATAATATCTCCGATAGCTCACTGGTATATTCTGCCGCTTCAGGCAGTAACCAGCACGATGCGCCGGCTAACTATCCATCCTTCATGCAGTTCATCCTCACCTCCAGCCGGGCCGATATCAAAACATCGGTGATTTCTCCCTGGGGGTATATGGTAAACAAGTTGTTTCCCGAAGCTGAAGATCCGGTGGTGGCAGCGAACGATCAGGGAGTAAAAGACAGTGCGCTTTTGCGCCTTAAAGCGCCTGATACAGATCTGGTGCTGGTGCATTTCAATGGCGTGAACATTGCCGGAAAGGAGCATGGTTATTCCGCTTCAGCAGAAGGATATAAGCAAGCTGTTCTGAAAGTGGATGGATACATCGGTGAACTGATGGCTGCCATGAAGGCGCGGCCAGAATACAACAAGAGCGAAGAGTGGATGGTGATTGTAACTGCTTCCCATGGCGGAAACGGGAACAGTCATGGTGGTTCATCCCTCAATGAAACAAATGTATTTACACTCTATTATAATGAAAACCTGAAAAAGCAGGAACTGATCAGGGGTGGATTCAATGGGGTTCAAATGACTGGAAGAGATGCTACGGCCATCAAAGCTTCGTTGAGCAATGGAAATGACTATAATCCCGGGACGGGCCAGCAAACCGTGCAGATGAAGGTGAGGGGCTCAGCAGGCTATTATCCGCATTTCTTTTCAAAAATGGAAAGATGGCCGTCAACACCCGGATGGTCAATGTTTTCATCCGGCGGGAATTGGGCCATCTCGGTAAGAACTACCACCAGTGGCGAACAACGGATTCAACCAGGTTCACCCACCGTATTCAATAACCAATGGCATACCATAACGGTCGTTTTTGCCGATAGCGCCGGCAAGAAATGGGTGAGAAGGTACACCGATGGTATAAGACACGATCAGACCGAAATCACCTCGCTGTTTAACAACGGCGGCACACTAACTACTTCCGCCCCCCTCACCATCGGTTGGGGCGCAGATCCGGGGTATACTGGTGTTACATTTTTCCCCGCTGATATCATGGTCTTCAATACCGCGCTAACCGATACTGAGATTTATTCCAACATTTGTCTGAAAGATGTAACCACGCATCCCAAATACACGAATCTTATCGGCTATTGGCCCGGAACAGATGGTTACGGGAGCCAGTTTGTGAATAAAGCGCCCGGACAAACCACCAACTTCGTACTTTCCGGCCCTTATAAATGGGCGGGATTAACCGATGTGCCCTGTTCCCTGAATCCATTAGGCAGTGGAGAAATAGCTGTTCAGCCAGCCAACGTGGATATTGTTGCCCAGCTGTTCTACTGGATGCGCATTTCCGTGAACTCCTCCTGGAACCTGGATGGCAGCGGATGGATTAATTTGTTTGAGCGAGAACTGGTGCAGTTGTAA
- a CDS encoding M60 family metallopeptidase: protein MIPKHTGKKLMALALSSLLLTQCAKSTIDFESGVDDGGFDAPSVTVDTTRAFVDVSKYAQARVFPGLVCSSEPRLENHQLTMSLNYNYVAQNLRISVPPQPQFSTGLYAPPGELIVIDVPADYSLSLQIGAWTDNLSNVQNAPRDPVIFTRTQLAPGRNYVRNLYGGHIYIYAARPVTTPVNFRISGAVKSPDFELGKSNNAEWTAAIRNSCVPYLELRSRNMTFVVPREYCVARNIQDPESIMTEWDRAIDVDVYQWEGLQDNPAEGVDLAPRLPYRVVQDIKPSVGYGHSGFPIVTYNDYGWFDEYTNLSTIRKGWAWGTFHELGHNNQQGNYWSWGSLGETTCNLFSFKAARRQSIEKNDPAAWPPYHPSLNTSFANALAFAATTGTKNFDGTDTRINDPFSRLTPFIQIFEKIPADWGYPGQPDGYAFMTELYKKARRAQRPSNNDQDKRDFVYETLCDFTRKDWRFFFNAWGMTVSNVSLTAIENKGYQLVTQEIWKYNPLTGTGGNTFIDLYARSNWTVTFTSSNAEGVGSSGSVQAAVLDGNPATYWHTAYGPTTMPQVITVDMGRILPIKGFSFVQRQSLSRNIKNLKVEISTDNTNWTTVAGSPLLLQKIAAEQFFTLPSAVNARYFRLSILSAADTYNGSAAPDGNNICLAELNVIKP from the coding sequence ATGATACCAAAACATACCGGAAAGAAACTGATGGCCCTGGCGCTTTCTTCCTTATTGCTGACGCAATGCGCGAAAAGCACGATCGATTTTGAAAGCGGGGTGGACGATGGCGGCTTCGACGCGCCTTCCGTTACGGTAGATACCACCCGCGCCTTCGTGGATGTGAGCAAATACGCGCAGGCCAGGGTCTTCCCCGGACTCGTTTGCTCCTCGGAACCCCGGCTGGAAAACCACCAGCTTACCATGAGTCTGAACTACAACTATGTGGCGCAGAACCTCCGTATCTCCGTTCCACCGCAACCCCAGTTCAGCACAGGGCTTTACGCGCCGCCCGGAGAGCTGATCGTGATTGATGTGCCCGCGGATTATTCGCTATCCCTGCAAATCGGGGCGTGGACAGATAACCTGAGCAATGTGCAGAACGCCCCGCGCGATCCTGTCATCTTCACACGCACACAACTGGCACCCGGAAGGAACTATGTGCGCAACCTGTATGGCGGACACATCTATATTTATGCCGCCCGTCCGGTTACCACACCCGTTAATTTTCGTATATCCGGCGCCGTTAAATCCCCGGATTTTGAATTAGGAAAATCCAATAACGCGGAATGGACCGCGGCCATCCGGAATTCCTGTGTTCCCTACCTGGAGCTCCGTAGCCGGAACATGACTTTTGTAGTGCCCCGTGAATATTGTGTGGCCAGAAATATCCAGGATCCTGAAAGTATCATGACCGAATGGGACCGTGCCATAGATGTGGATGTTTACCAATGGGAAGGACTGCAAGACAATCCCGCTGAAGGCGTTGACCTCGCACCCAGACTGCCTTATCGCGTGGTACAGGATATTAAACCTTCGGTAGGCTATGGCCACAGCGGGTTCCCGATCGTAACCTACAACGATTACGGCTGGTTCGATGAATACACCAATCTGTCCACCATCCGCAAAGGATGGGCATGGGGCACCTTCCATGAACTGGGACACAACAACCAGCAGGGCAACTACTGGAGTTGGGGCTCACTGGGAGAAACCACCTGCAACCTGTTCTCGTTCAAAGCGGCCCGCAGGCAGAGCATCGAAAAGAATGACCCCGCCGCATGGCCCCCTTATCATCCTTCCCTCAATACTTCGTTCGCCAATGCCCTCGCATTCGCGGCAACTACCGGAACGAAAAATTTTGATGGAACCGATACGCGGATTAATGATCCGTTCTCCAGGCTTACCCCCTTTATCCAAATATTTGAAAAAATACCTGCCGATTGGGGTTATCCCGGACAGCCAGATGGCTACGCGTTCATGACCGAACTCTACAAGAAAGCGCGCCGCGCCCAACGTCCTTCCAATAACGATCAGGATAAAAGAGATTTTGTTTACGAAACACTTTGCGACTTTACCCGTAAAGACTGGCGCTTCTTCTTCAACGCCTGGGGTATGACCGTGAGCAATGTTTCGCTCACCGCTATTGAAAACAAAGGCTATCAGCTGGTAACACAGGAAATCTGGAAATACAACCCACTTACAGGAACAGGAGGAAATACCTTCATCGACCTTTATGCAAGAAGCAACTGGACCGTAACCTTCACTTCTTCCAATGCAGAAGGCGTAGGCAGTTCAGGAAGTGTGCAGGCAGCTGTGCTCGATGGTAATCCCGCCACCTACTGGCATACCGCTTACGGACCTACCACCATGCCACAGGTGATTACGGTAGATATGGGCAGAATACTTCCGATCAAAGGATTCAGCTTCGTGCAACGGCAGAGTTTGTCGAGGAACATTAAAAACCTGAAAGTTGAAATAAGCACTGACAATACCAACTGGACAACGGTAGCCGGAAGTCCGTTGCTGTTGCAGAAGATTGCCGCTGAGCAGTTCTTTACCCTTCCTTCAGCGGTGAATGCCCGTTATTTCAGGCTTTCCATTCTTTCAGCGGCGGATACTTACAATGGCTCGGCTGCGCCTGATGGCAACAATATCTGCCTGGCGGAATTAAATGTGATCAAACCTTAA
- a CDS encoding DUF4983 domain-containing protein: protein MRKNIFHTLIGVAAIAAAITTYTSCNKPFEPALQEDYGTDGGVSKTQKMLVIVVDGAVGLEVQKIQPPYISVLTDNAIYSWNGLTDTRKTPVTNALGWTSLLTGVNQDKHQVTGEDFTGNQLQQYPSFFSRLKQLRPEWRTAAYGASQAFITNLAADATEKTTFAGNDEAVADAALNDISIKDSRLIVAQFHDVDLAGQAGAYSEADAGYKAAVLKTDTYIRELVEALGRRSTYNLENWMIIVTSNKGSIVADDPVAADKLAYDDSRRNTFFVCYAPNLKVNYRPGSLPFSGNTPVYQGGSAAATKAQTLNAGSTLDIGASGSYTIECKVRIPTGNYYYPAIVGKRASFSGGVVGWVFFLEGNFWMVNFGQSGLGNRQIRGHSISDGKWHTLTVTIRQVNATTRRVETFTDGVYYDGGITDDARNIHAWGNLNSPAPLNIGQLAGDNAPGLQNYNVTDVKIYDTAFSREYIATNYCRTSHPVEEANTFDNLLAYWSCRDIAKVNVNGTEREALLAQSGKITDQNVLNNLAMPLSGTYGKTSFVEVVNGICPTPDANSYKVVPNSVDLVTQLMAWMGIMPSKNWGLEGSTWLTSYMNL, encoded by the coding sequence ATGCGCAAGAACATTTTTCATACTTTAATCGGAGTGGCCGCCATAGCGGCTGCCATCACCACCTACACCTCCTGTAATAAGCCTTTTGAACCCGCTTTGCAGGAAGATTACGGTACCGATGGCGGCGTTTCCAAAACGCAGAAAATGCTGGTGATCGTAGTGGACGGAGCCGTAGGACTGGAAGTGCAGAAAATTCAGCCGCCCTATATTTCCGTGCTCACCGACAACGCTATTTATTCCTGGAACGGACTAACGGATACCCGTAAAACGCCCGTTACCAACGCACTCGGCTGGACCAGTCTGCTCACCGGCGTAAACCAGGATAAGCACCAGGTTACAGGAGAAGATTTCACCGGCAACCAGTTGCAGCAATACCCCTCCTTTTTTTCCAGGCTAAAACAATTGCGGCCCGAATGGCGCACAGCGGCGTATGGTGCCTCGCAGGCGTTCATCACAAACCTGGCCGCGGATGCCACTGAAAAAACAACTTTCGCCGGGAATGATGAAGCTGTTGCGGATGCGGCATTAAATGATATCTCCATCAAGGATTCCAGGCTGATCGTGGCGCAGTTCCACGATGTGGACCTTGCCGGACAGGCAGGCGCCTACTCCGAAGCCGATGCGGGCTACAAAGCCGCTGTGCTTAAAACGGATACCTATATCCGTGAGCTGGTGGAAGCATTGGGCAGAAGATCAACCTACAACCTGGAGAACTGGATGATCATCGTTACTTCCAACAAAGGATCAATTGTTGCCGATGATCCGGTTGCAGCGGATAAACTGGCTTATGATGATTCAAGAAGGAATACCTTTTTTGTTTGCTATGCGCCCAACCTGAAAGTGAACTACCGCCCCGGCTCTTTGCCTTTTTCCGGCAACACACCTGTTTATCAGGGAGGATCGGCCGCCGCGACAAAAGCGCAAACACTGAACGCAGGCAGCACATTGGATATTGGCGCGTCTGGCAGCTATACCATTGAATGCAAGGTACGCATACCTACAGGAAACTACTATTACCCGGCTATTGTCGGGAAAAGGGCCAGTTTCTCCGGTGGTGTGGTGGGATGGGTATTCTTCCTGGAAGGTAATTTCTGGATGGTGAACTTCGGACAAAGCGGCCTTGGTAACCGGCAGATCAGAGGACATTCTATATCAGACGGAAAATGGCATACCCTTACCGTTACCATCAGGCAGGTGAATGCGACAACCCGAAGAGTAGAAACTTTTACCGACGGCGTATATTATGATGGTGGTATTACAGATGACGCCAGGAATATCCATGCCTGGGGCAATCTTAACAGTCCGGCTCCGCTAAATATCGGACAGCTTGCAGGCGATAATGCGCCCGGCTTGCAGAATTATAATGTGACCGATGTGAAAATATACGACACCGCTTTCAGCCGGGAATACATCGCCACGAATTATTGCAGAACAAGTCATCCGGTTGAAGAAGCCAACACTTTTGATAACCTGCTGGCGTATTGGTCCTGCCGTGATATCGCGAAAGTGAATGTGAATGGTACCGAGCGGGAAGCCTTGCTTGCCCAGTCTGGTAAAATCACTGACCAGAATGTACTGAACAACCTGGCCATGCCACTCTCCGGCACTTATGGCAAAACAAGTTTCGTGGAAGTGGTGAACGGTATTTGTCCTACGCCCGATGCCAATTCATATAAAGTGGTACCCAACTCGGTTGACCTCGTTACGCAGCTGATGGCCTGGATGGGCATTATGCCGTCAAAGAACTGGGGCCTGGAAGGCAGCACCTGGCTCACTTCCTACATGAATCTTTAA
- a CDS encoding DUF5008 domain-containing protein: MKKFWLLPAGMALFLFACTKDNQTRVQLYPEGPKAEIRFLDGLPSPSQGRAGAPVTFKVLGLKGKENNFKFLMGQLETEVITVGDSTVTVRVPEDAITGGAAVVYNNQYYFGPEFRVRGNISIDPAFTAFNGAEGTIFDVVPATGLANNYIVAGSFTNYQNQGSPAAPIINLARINGTGAPMTGSGDRLLTRTGAEGGAVYAIAPMSTSQYLISGFFSRYNERDGISSITRVYQRAQLDTSVVTLVNTDPINNPNDDRDTVATFNGGVNGVIRRAFETTSGQIIAVGAFTEYRSYFYERSTKSAKVTDRVLMNTVLRMNSNGTLDSTFNYDLALHRGKPGVNGAVSEALRISGNRIVIVGNFTNYNGSAAGRIVAVNESDGSVATNFNTGTGADGVITAATYNATTGRILLTGEFRNFNGTPVNGVVMLKTDGSIDTGFTLAPVEGGMVTFATQLNSGRILIAGNFHKYNGKIRPGFGVLDASGNAIQGYNNLGAFSGTVYKALERTTEQGYPGVILVGNFSRFDNTEVRNIVFLEIRN; this comes from the coding sequence ATGAAAAAATTTTGGCTGCTGCCGGCAGGCATGGCGCTGTTCCTGTTTGCCTGCACCAAAGACAATCAAACCAGGGTGCAGTTGTATCCTGAAGGACCAAAGGCTGAGATCAGGTTCCTGGATGGACTGCCAAGTCCCTCGCAGGGCAGGGCAGGAGCCCCTGTTACTTTTAAAGTGCTCGGACTGAAAGGCAAGGAAAATAATTTCAAGTTCCTGATGGGGCAGTTGGAAACGGAGGTGATCACCGTAGGCGACAGCACCGTAACGGTACGTGTGCCGGAAGATGCCATTACCGGCGGTGCCGCAGTAGTGTACAACAACCAATATTATTTTGGTCCTGAATTCCGGGTAAGAGGGAACATCTCCATTGACCCTGCTTTCACCGCATTCAACGGGGCTGAAGGAACTATATTTGATGTTGTACCCGCTACGGGGTTGGCCAACAACTACATTGTAGCCGGTTCTTTCACCAACTATCAGAACCAGGGTTCTCCCGCTGCACCAATCATTAACCTGGCAAGAATCAACGGAACAGGCGCTCCCATGACGGGCTCTGGCGACAGGCTGCTTACGCGCACTGGTGCGGAAGGAGGAGCGGTTTACGCCATTGCTCCCATGTCAACTTCGCAATACCTGATCTCCGGCTTTTTCTCCAGGTACAATGAAAGAGACGGGATCAGCTCCATTACCCGGGTGTACCAACGCGCACAATTGGATACTTCCGTTGTAACACTCGTGAACACGGATCCGATCAACAATCCGAATGACGACAGGGATACCGTGGCCACCTTCAACGGCGGCGTGAACGGCGTTATCCGGAGGGCTTTTGAAACTACTTCAGGACAAATCATCGCCGTAGGCGCTTTCACTGAATACCGCAGTTACTTTTACGAGCGTTCCACCAAGAGCGCCAAAGTAACCGACAGGGTGCTGATGAATACTGTATTGCGCATGAACAGCAATGGTACGCTGGATTCTACTTTCAACTACGACCTGGCGCTGCACCGCGGCAAACCCGGCGTGAACGGCGCTGTTTCAGAGGCTTTGCGTATTTCCGGTAACCGCATCGTGATCGTGGGCAACTTCACCAACTACAATGGCAGCGCTGCCGGCAGAATAGTCGCGGTCAACGAAAGCGACGGCTCCGTTGCCACCAACTTCAATACCGGAACAGGCGCGGACGGGGTGATTACCGCCGCCACATACAACGCCACTACAGGAAGGATACTGCTCACCGGCGAGTTCAGGAATTTTAACGGCACACCCGTGAACGGTGTGGTGATGCTGAAAACAGATGGCTCCATTGATACAGGTTTTACCCTTGCACCGGTTGAGGGCGGAATGGTCACTTTCGCAACGCAACTCAATTCAGGGAGAATACTTATCGCCGGTAATTTCCATAAATACAATGGGAAGATTCGTCCGGGCTTCGGTGTATTGGATGCTTCGGGAAACGCCATCCAGGGCTATAACAACTTAGGCGCCTTCAGCGGAACCGTGTACAAGGCGCTGGAAAGAACAACTGAACAGGGATATCCCGGCGTAATACTTGTGGGCAACTTCTCCCGGTTCGATAACACAGAAGTAAGGAATATCGTGTTCCTTGAAATAAGGAACTAA
- a CDS encoding fasciclin domain-containing protein yields MIPVKKTGAISLVLLILFSSCKKSNYEDGGVLDPVFKGSSMEYLESGKGMFDTLNKIIRFAGMEETLRNQEVTFFAPPDPTIRLTIRLTNMLLYSYGKDTIRRVEQVKPAVWKKMLGRYMFAHKKSLNDYPQIDFFNIPVFPGQPYVSLEGSVMNVGVDYQDAGGIQYAGLRTLYLSYIRSMSAPSNSLLSASVATSNITTNNGYVHVLRYALSGLALNPSLNDLDLSTHYFGFDPLLFYNEALNAGIDP; encoded by the coding sequence ATGATACCAGTTAAAAAAACAGGAGCAATATCCCTAGTCCTGCTGATCCTTTTCAGCAGCTGTAAAAAAAGCAACTACGAAGACGGTGGTGTGCTGGACCCGGTTTTCAAGGGTTCATCCATGGAATACCTTGAATCGGGAAAAGGCATGTTTGATACGTTGAACAAGATCATCCGTTTCGCCGGAATGGAAGAAACGCTCCGCAACCAGGAGGTGACCTTCTTCGCGCCACCGGATCCCACGATCCGGCTTACGATCCGGTTAACGAACATGCTGCTTTATTCTTATGGAAAAGATACCATCAGAAGGGTGGAGCAGGTGAAGCCGGCCGTCTGGAAAAAAATGCTGGGCCGGTATATGTTCGCCCACAAAAAATCACTGAATGATTATCCGCAGATAGATTTCTTCAACATCCCGGTTTTTCCCGGTCAGCCTTATGTTTCACTGGAAGGATCGGTGATGAATGTTGGCGTTGATTACCAGGATGCGGGTGGCATTCAGTATGCAGGACTCAGAACTTTGTACCTGTCTTATATAAGATCCATGTCTGCGCCATCCAATTCGCTTCTGTCAGCTAGTGTAGCTACTTCCAATATCACCACAAACAACGGATACGTTCACGTGCTGCGTTATGCGCTGAGTGGATTGGCCCTCAACCCCTCGCTGAACGACCTTGATCTTTCCACGCATTACTTCGGCTTTGACCCTTTACTTTTCTACAACGAGGCACTGAATGCGGGCATAGATCCTTAA
- a CDS encoding RagB/SusD family nutrient uptake outer membrane protein: protein MKHRLIHILLVCAVAATGSGCKKFLNLDPLSNLSGNNFWRTEEDVDNYTNGLFELYRAATFRSNMKSPGGSDEFPFFAFSGDMRFAPVYEPSNSGWGRTYVEFLRTNNLNPIVRGTFGWSGNNWSTIFNTSRFMNWDRLFKVVSGANVLVQEVDGVAVLSDEMKAKYKAEGVFMRNMAYFTMVRLYGDVPYYTNAYNSTPLARTNMVEVLEKCVADMEAHYENLPWTYNDAARRAVRGMRGGALALMMHMNMWLASFDPGNANEHYTKTVAFGEELINENGGAYELLPYDNGNFRVVFRGRSKEGLFEMPQNSNYGESFGWSYYSDHVTRAFVGGTTTRRNTYLYYAQAFLDEIYPSGEPDIRRSDWYDGIYSTTGEFWLTKYSNIFQTENNATYVDDSQIVFRLGESYLMLAEAYAALSRDEEAITMLNTIRNRARAMVYSGPGGDELKEAIWYERCKELIGEGHFSYDMIRTRNVLDPDLSFGNTISPEDFKNGAWTWPLSNAVRNNNPNVTLNNYWN from the coding sequence ATGAAACACAGACTGATCCATATATTACTGGTTTGCGCAGTGGCCGCAACCGGCTCCGGCTGTAAGAAGTTCCTCAACCTCGATCCGCTGAGTAACCTCTCCGGAAACAATTTCTGGAGAACAGAAGAGGATGTGGACAATTACACCAACGGCCTGTTTGAATTGTACCGCGCCGCTACTTTCAGGAGCAACATGAAATCGCCCGGAGGATCGGATGAATTTCCTTTCTTCGCTTTTTCCGGCGATATGCGTTTTGCGCCGGTGTATGAGCCTTCCAACAGCGGATGGGGACGTACCTATGTTGAGTTCCTGCGCACGAATAACCTGAACCCCATTGTGCGCGGCACTTTTGGGTGGAGCGGGAACAACTGGTCTACCATTTTCAATACTTCCCGTTTCATGAACTGGGACCGTTTATTCAAAGTGGTGTCGGGTGCCAATGTGCTGGTGCAGGAAGTAGATGGCGTGGCCGTGCTCTCCGATGAAATGAAAGCCAAATACAAGGCTGAAGGCGTGTTCATGCGTAATATGGCTTACTTCACCATGGTGCGCCTGTACGGTGATGTACCGTATTATACCAATGCGTACAATTCCACCCCGCTGGCCCGCACGAATATGGTAGAAGTGTTGGAGAAATGCGTGGCCGATATGGAAGCGCATTACGAGAACCTGCCCTGGACCTACAACGACGCGGCAAGAAGAGCGGTGCGCGGGATGCGCGGCGGCGCCCTGGCGCTGATGATGCACATGAACATGTGGCTCGCTTCTTTTGATCCCGGAAACGCGAACGAGCACTATACGAAAACCGTAGCGTTCGGTGAAGAACTGATCAATGAAAATGGCGGCGCTTACGAACTGCTTCCTTACGACAATGGAAATTTCCGGGTAGTATTCCGCGGCCGTTCCAAAGAAGGATTGTTTGAAATGCCGCAGAACTCCAATTACGGTGAAAGCTTTGGCTGGTCGTATTATTCCGATCACGTTACCCGCGCATTTGTGGGCGGTACCACCACCAGGAGGAACACTTACCTGTATTATGCGCAGGCTTTCCTGGATGAAATCTATCCCAGCGGTGAGCCCGATATCCGGAGGTCGGATTGGTACGATGGCATCTATTCCACTACCGGCGAATTCTGGCTCACCAAGTACAGCAATATCTTCCAGACCGAAAACAACGCTACTTATGTGGACGACAGCCAGATCGTTTTCCGGTTGGGGGAGTCTTACCTGATGTTGGCTGAAGCTTACGCGGCATTGAGCCGTGACGAAGAGGCCATCACCATGCTGAATACCATCCGCAACAGGGCGCGCGCCATGGTATATTCCGGACCTGGTGGAGATGAATTGAAAGAGGCGATATGGTATGAGCGTTGTAAGGAGCTGATAGGAGAAGGACATTTCTCCTACGATATGATCCGCACCAGGAACGTGCTTGATCCCGACCTCAGCTTCGGCAACACCATCTCTCCCGAAGATTTCAAGAATGGCGCATGGACCTGGCCCCTCAGCAATGCCGTCCGCAACAATAACCCGAACGTTACTTTAAATAATTACTGGAATTAA